The window AACTGCGGGACCGGATCGCCCGACACGGCGATCGGGCCCGCAGGGTGCGGGTCCAGACCTTCGACTCGTGGGCGTACCAGTTGCTCGTGCAGGCCTACCCGGACGAGGAATGGGCGGCGCGCAGCTTCGACGATCGCATCCGCGCAGCCGCGGATGCGATCGAGAAGGGCGCGGTGGAAGCCACCGAGCTCGGTGCTCCCTCGCATGTGGTGATCGACGAGGCACAGGATCTGGTGGGCGACCGTCGAGACCTGGTGGAGGCCTTGCTCGACCGCTTCCAGCGTTCCTGCGGGTTCACCGTGGTCGGCGACTCCGCCCAGGGCATCTACGGCTTCCAGATCGAGGACCCGACGGAGCGAGCCGGGGAGACGGATCGGTTCTTCGCGTGGCTGCGAGAGTCCTACGACGACCTCGTCGAACTCAGTCTGACCGCGAACTTCCGTGCGAAGAGCGCTGACGCCCGTACCGCCCTCGCCCTCGGCCCCCGACTGCAGAACCTGACCATCTCCCCGAACGGCCTGGAGACCGCGGCCGCGACGCTCCACGCCGAGCTGCGCGACCGGCTGCTCGATCTGCCTGACCTCGGAGACCTGACCGACGGGTTCGCGCTGGACGCGTTGAAGGCGTTCCCCGGCACCTGCGCGATCCTCACCCGTGACAACCGTCAGGCGCTCGCCGTCTCGGAACTCTTGCACGAGCACGGGGTGGAACACGCGCTGAAGCGTTCGCTGCAGGACCGGGTCGTGCCGTACTGGGTGGCCGAGCTGCTGCGCCGGAGCGAGTCATTGACTCTCACCGAGGATCGTTTCCTGGAGCTGCTCGCAGAGATCCCGTTGCCTCCGGGCGTCGAGCCGCAGCGATGCTGGCGGTCGTTGCGTGCTCCGACCCGACGCACGGGCCGCGGCCTCGTCGATGTTGCCGCCGTACGGCGTCTGGTGGCAGAAGGTCGTTTCCCCGACGAGCTGGGGGACCCGGAATCGGCTCGGTTGATCGTCTCCACGGTTCACCGGGCCAAGGGCCTGGAGTACGACCGCGTACTGCTGCTGTCGCCCCCTTCCATCGCCGAGCTGCAGAAGACGCACCAAGATCTCGACGTGCCGGCCGAGGCGCGGGCTCTCTACGTGGCCATGACGCGGGCCCGCGAGGACCTGTATCACGCGGCAGGCCCGGACACCTCCCGTATACGGCGCCACCGCGCCACCGGCCGCTGGTACCTGGGCGGTTGG of the Streptomyces sp. NBC_01788 genome contains:
- a CDS encoding UvrD-helicase domain-containing protein; protein product: MTDPHGDSPPLTDEQQAVVDLPWDTRLLVMAGAGSGKTHTVVRRLDALVGHEDPEEALEAGEILVLSFSRAAVRELRDRIARHGDRARRVRVQTFDSWAYQLLVQAYPDEEWAARSFDDRIRAAADAIEKGAVEATELGAPSHVVIDEAQDLVGDRRDLVEALLDRFQRSCGFTVVGDSAQGIYGFQIEDPTERAGETDRFFAWLRESYDDLVELSLTANFRAKSADARTALALGPRLQNLTISPNGLETAAATLHAELRDRLLDLPDLGDLTDGFALDALKAFPGTCAILTRDNRQALAVSELLHEHGVEHALKRSLQDRVVPYWVAELLRRSESLTLTEDRFLELLAEIPLPPGVEPQRCWRSLRAPTRRTGRGLVDVAAVRRLVAEGRFPDELGDPESARLIVSTVHRAKGLEYDRVLLLSPPSIAELQKTHQDLDVPAEARALYVAMTRAREDLYHAAGPDTSRIRRHRATGRWYLGGWKKYERYGIQARPGDIHREEPPNSHDADMSAVETQTYLLEHARPGDAVTLRMRHPLPVEPGQSPPYDLVHRDRVIGEASERFRRDLHAVEMISRSWEVTWPAEIVGLRVDTLETVAGSTAAGANTGLGGHGVWIAPRITGIGRYRRGERAVGEEQG